Part of the Propioniciclava sp. MC1595 genome is shown below.
GACCGAGCGCGACCACGCCGTGCTGGTGGCGGCGGTCAAGGCCGGGCGCCTGCCCTACGAGCCGGGGGTCTAGGGCGCCAGCCGCTCCCGCACCCAGTCGACGCCGTCGAGGCGGTAGCGCAGCCGGTCGTGCAGGCGCGAGGTCCGGCCCTGCCAGAACTCCCAGACCTCGGGCACGAGGCGGTAGCCACCCCAGTGGTCCGGACGCCGCGGGTGCAGCCCGTGCTCTGCCGCGGCCTTGGCCGCGTTGGCGACCAGCACGCCCCGGTTGGCGATCACCTGCGACTGGGGCGAGGCCCACGCGCCGATGCGGCTGTCGAGCGGGCGCACCGCGTAGTAGGCGTCCGACTCCTCGGGCGTGACCTTCTCCACGCGCCCCTCCACGCGCACCTGGCGCTCCAGCGGCGCCCAGAAGAACAGCAGGGAGGCGACGGGGTTGGCGTCCAATTCGGCGCCCTTGCGCGAGTCGTAGTTCGTGTACCAGACCAGCCCGGACGCATCGAACTCCTTCAGCAGCACCACCCGGGCCGACGGCCGCCCGTCGGCCGACGCCGTGGCCAGGGTCATCGCGTTCGGCTCGAGCCCCTTGATGCGGCGTGCGTCGGCGAACCAGGCCGCGAACTGCTCCAGCGGCTTGTTGGTGGCGGCTTCCTCGTCCAGTTCGCCCTGCTCGTAGCTCTTGCGGAGTCCGTGGAGGTCCATGCGATCCACCCTAATCCTCGGGAACCCAACGGGCCCCTCGCTCGCAGGTGGCGAACTAGCCGTCCGGGGCCGGAGGACGGTGCCTCGTACGGGACTGTACGACGGACGCCGCGGCACGCGATCCGTCGGCGCCCGGTGGGATACTGGGCCGGTGACCACGGAAGCGGAACTGGGCGCCCTCGGCGGCAAGGGAGCCAACCTCGTGCGGCTGCGCGAGGCCGGCCTGCCCGTGCCCCCCTTCGTGGTGCTCGCCCCCGCCCTGTACGAGGACTTCCTGGCCCAGTCCCAGCTGCGTCCGGTGCTCGAGGCCGCGTGGCAGCAGCCCGCGGCCGAGGCGTCGAAGTTGATCCGGGCCGCGTTCCGCTCGGCGGGCCTCGCCGGCGACCTGGCGGCGCGCATCATCGCCGAACTGGCCCCGCTGCTCACCGGCGGCGAGCTGGCCGCCCCGGTCGCGGTGCGCTCGTCGGCCACGGCCGAGGACCTGCCGGGCCTGTCGTTCGCCGGCCAGCAGGACACGTTCCTCGACGTGGCCACCCTCGACGACGTGCTGCGCCGCGTCGTCGACTGCTGGGCCTCGCTGTGGACCGAACGGGCCATCACCTACCGCGACCGCAACCACGTCGACCACGACCTCGTCTCGATCGCGGTCGTCGTGCAGAGGATGGTGCCGGCCGAGGCGTCAGGGGTGCTGTTCACCGTCAACCCGCGCACCGGACGCCGCGACGAGATGGTCGTCGACGCCGCGCCGGGCCTCGGCGAGGACCTGGTCTCCGGGCGCGTCACGCCCGACTCGTTCACCCTCGACGCCGCCACCGGCGACGTGCGGTCCCAGCAGCTGGCCGGGCCCACGGCGTCCGTGACGGTCGGGCAGCTGCGCGACCTGGCCGCCCTCGGCCGCCGCATCGGCGAGCTCTACGGCGAGCCGATGGACATCGAGTGGGCGCGCGCCGGCGGCGAGCTGTTCGTCGTGCAGGCCCGCCCGATCACGTCTCTGTTCCCGCTGCCGGCGCCCAACCCGGGCGCGCACGCCCAGCCCGAGGTGTGGTTCAGCTTCGGCGCCTTCCAGGGCGTCCTCGGCCCGCTGACCCCGCTGGGCCAGGAGACGATCCGCATCGCGCTCGCCGGCGCGGCCCGGCTCGTCGGCCGCCGCGTCGACTGGCGCACGAACCGCTTCGTCCAGCCCGCCGGAGAACGGCTGTGGCTGCGCTTCGACGACCTCCTGCGTATCCGGGCGACGCGCAGGCTGGTCCTGGAGTTCCTGCCGATGGTCGAGCCGGGCACGGCGGCCATCCTGCGCGACCTCGGCACCGAGCCCGGCCTGCGCGCCACCCGCACCGCGCCGAACCCCGGCGTGGCCGCGGGCTTCCTCGCGCTGCTGCCGCGGATCGGGCCGCGCATCCGGGCGGCCTCGACGAACCCCGCCGGCACGCGGAAGGCCCTGGACCGGGCCGCGGGCGGGCTGGTCCGCCATGTCGAGCAGGCGATGGCCCGGGCGGCCGGGCGGTCCACGCCCCAGGAACGCCTGACCGCCCGCGTCGACGTGATCGACGACCTCGGACGCCGCGCGTTCCCGACCCTGCTGCCCGCCTTCGCGCCGGTCATGGGCCCCACGATGCTGACGCTGAAGCAGCTGCGCGAGCTCGCGCTCCAGACCAAGCTGCCCGACGCCGACGCGCTCGCGCTCAACGTCATGCGGGCCCTGCCCGGCAACGTCACCACCGAGATGGACCTCGCGCTGTCCGACGTGGCGCTGACGATCCGCGGCGACGCGACCGCGTGGGGCTGGGTGGCCGAGACGCCGGCGTCCGACCTCGCCCGCCAGTTCCTGGCCGGGCGGCTGCCGCGCGTGGCCCAGACGGTGATCGGCACGTTCCTCGAGCGCTACGGCATGCGCGGGGTCGCCGAGATCGACCTGGGCGCACCGCGCTGGCGCGACGACCCGACGCCGGTCATGCACACGATCAAGGCCTACCTCGGCATGCCCACGCACACGCAGCCGCGCGCGCTGCACAAGGCCGGCCAGCACGAGGCCGGCCGCTCGATCCGGGCGTTGATGGACGCCTCGACCCCCGCCCGCGCGGCCAAGGTGCGCAAGGCGGCCAAGCTGATCCGCGGGATGGCGGGCGCCCGCGAGACCCCCAAGTTCACGCTGGTGCAGTGCCTCGGGTCGATCCGCTCCGGGCTGGACGCCTCGGCCGCCGAGCTCGTGGAGCAGGGTCGGCTGGGGGCCGTGGCCGACCTGGCGTTCCTGCGGACCGACGAGCTGCGCCGCGCCTTCAGCGCGGAGTGGCAGGACGTCGTCGCGCAGCGGCGCGCGGTGTTCGACGCCGAGGCCCGCCGCGGGCAGGTGCCCCGGGTGCTGGTCGAGGACGGCCGTACGTTCTACGAGGGCCTGTCCGCCGACGCGGCCGACCTGTCCGGCGCCGGTGTCTCACCGGGCGTGGCCGAGGGTGTCGTGCGGGTGGTGCACGACCCGGCGGCCCAACAGCTGCGGGCCGGCGAGATCCTGGTCTGCCGCGGCACCGACCCCGCTTGGACACCCCTGTTCATCGCCGCCGCAGGGCTCGTGACCGAGGTGGGCGGGCTGATGACGCACGGGTCGGTGGTCGCCCGCGAGTACGGGATCCCCGCCGTCGTGGGCGTGCACGACGCCACCCGCCGGCTGGTCGACGGGCAGCGGGTCCGCATCGACGGCAGCTCGGGCGCGATCGAGCTGCTGGGCTGACCCCGGACGCTCGTCGGGCTTCGACGGGCCCCGCCGCGCTCAGTCGGCGACCAGGTCGGGCCACCCCTTCGCGAAGTAGGTCACGAACGCCTCGCCGACGTGCTCGGCGCGCAGGTGGTCGCGGGTGACCGGGAACTGCGGCCCCGCGTAGGCCGGGTCGGCCAGCGCGTGGCCCGCGAAGGCGTGGTCGACGACGGCGGCGCGCCCGACGCAGACGAGGTCGCCGCCGCGGTCGAGGGCGCCCTGGGCGTCGGCGGCCGTGCGCACCCCACCGCTGAGCGCGAGGGCGGTGCCATGGCGGGGCAGGTCGAGGAAGGCGTCGACCAGTGGCGGCCCGGACGGGTCGTCCTCGGGGGACTTGCCGATCTGCCACAGGGAGAGGTCGAGGTGGTCGAGGCGTCCGGAGGCCAGGAGGTCGCCGGCAAGTGTCACGGCCTCGGCCCGGTCGAGCCCGAAACGCTCCACGGAGAGCCGCAGGCCCACCTGGAAGTCGGGCCCGGTCACCGCGCGGATGGCCTCGACCACCTCGTGCAGCACGCGGGCGCGGCCGGCGGCGTCCCCGCCGTAGCGGTCGGTGCGGTCGTTGCGCACCACGTCGAGGAACTGCCCGAGGACGTACCCGTGCGCCCCGTGCACCTGGACGCCGTCGAAACCCGCCCGCTCGCACCGCGCCGCCGCCGCGGCGAAGTCGGCGACCAGCTGTTCGACCTCGCCGGTGGTGAGGGCGCGCGCACCCGAGCGGGCGTCGTCGAACGGGGCGACCGCCGGCTCACCCGAGGCCGCGGCGTCCGCCCGGATGCCGCCGTGGTGCAGCTGTACCGCCGAGACCGCCCCGCCGGCGCGCAGGCCGTCGGCCAGGCGGGTCAGGCCGGGCAGGTGGTCGTCGGACGCCACCCCGAGCTGGCCGGCCCAGGCCAGCCCCGAGCGCTGCACGTAGGCCGCCGCGGTGACGACCAGGCCGAAGCCGCCGCGGGCGCGGGCGGTCAGCCAGCCGATCTCGTCGTCGGAGAGCGTGCCGTCGGCGTGGCTCTGGGTGTTGGTCAGGGGCGCCAGCGCGAGGCGGTTGCGCAGGGCGGGCCCGCGGCGCAGGGCGAGCGGTTCGTGGAGAGAGGTCACGCCTTGATTGATACCACCGCGTGCATCACGGCCGACGGGTTGACCCGGAACACCCGAGGTGGGCCGACACTCACCCTTGTCACTCGTGAGGGGGTTCGCCACCCCACTCGAAGGTGACGAAGGTGAGTGTCGCGCCCCCGGGGCTCAGCGGGCGACCGGGACGTCCGCGCGCAGCATGGCCGCGATGGCGCCGGCTACCGCGCAGGCGACACCGAGGGCGATGGGCAGGCCCAAGGCCACCGGGGCCCCGAAGCCGTCGACCACGAACCCGGCGGCCGCAGCACCCGCGCCCACGCCGGCGACGTTCGCGGCGCTGAGCAGGGTGAGGACGAGGGTGTTCCCGGCGGACGGGAGGCGCTCCGCGCCGGTGAACGCGGCCACCAGCAGCGGGGCGACGCACAGGCCGATGCCGGCGCACGCCGCCATGAGCAGCGCGAGCTGACCGGCGCCGAGCAGGCCGACGGCCATCACGGCGAGCGCCAGCCCGAACACGACGGCCCGACGCGGCAACGGCCAGCGGTGCAGCAGGTGGGTGAGCATGCCCGACACGGCCGACCCCAGCCCGACGAACGCGTAGACGACGCCCGTCAGCGGGGCGTGCTCGGTCGGGGCCAGGGCCGCGGTCAGGCTGGTCTGCACGGTGCCGAACACCCCGCCGACCAGGAACGACAGGGCGACCCACACGGCGAGCCGGGGGGAGACGGGGCCGCGCCCGCGGCGTCCGGACGCCAGGGAGTGGCGGCCCAGCAGCACCGCCAAGCTGACCTGGGCGAGCACCAGCACGGCGAGGGCGGCGCCGATCGCGGCGACCGGGCTGACGACGGTGGCGAGGGTGGCGCCGATCACCGGTCCGACCACGAAGGACACCTCGTCGACGACCGTCTCGTAGCCCATCGCCACCTCGACCTTGCGGGCGCCGTGCGGCTGGGAGGAGAAGCGCGTCGACCAGCCCGAGCGAGCGATCGCGCCCACCTGCGCGTTGGACGCCCCGACCAGCAGCGCGGTGCCCACGGGCACGGCCACGGGCAGGGCCGGGAGCCACGCGAAGGACGCCAGGGCGCTGATCGTCAGCGCGGCGACGACGGTCATGGTGGCGACGGTGCGGCGGGGTCCCCAGCGGTCGGCGAGGGCGCCGACGAGCGGGGCGCCCAGCGCGGCGCCGAGGCTCATCGCGGCGAGCATGAGGCCGGCGACGGCGAACGAGCCGGTCAGGTGCTGGCCGTGCAGGAGCACCGCCAACGGCAGCATCGCCACGGGCAGGCGGGCGGCGAAGGACGCCACCAGGTAGGGCAGGCCGGCCGCGTCGCTGAGCAGCGGGAAGGGGCGCAGGCGCGGCTCGGCCGGGGCGTGCGTGGGTGTGGGTGTGGTCAGGGTCTCCATCAGGTCTCCGGGGAGTGCACGAAACGTGCGCATCCCCCCACCCTGATGCGCGGTTGCCTGTGAGTCCGTCTGCCATCATCGCAAATCGGGCATGACAAGCACAAGGGTTTGGTGCAACCCGGGGCAGGTGCTGGCCGACAACGACGGCTGGGCGTCGGCCGAGGGTGGCACGACCGGTGGGGCGGCCGCGACGGGGGGGCCGAGGTGCTGTCAGATGGTTTGTGTAAGCGGTCCTTCTACCGGAAGGAACCATGATGAGTGTTGTGACCGATACGACGAATCATTCGAACAGGCTGTCTGCTGCCGAGCGACGTGCTTTGCGGGCTGAGGCTCCGGGATCGAAGGCTGCCGCTGACCTGGTGGCTTCGGGCGCTCTGGACGGTTTGTTCGCCCGCATCGATGCCGGCGAGATCGATCTGGCCGGGGATGGCGGGTTCATCCCGGGTTTGATCAAGGCCGCCCTCGAGCGCGGCACGCAGGTCGAACTCACCGACCACCTCGGCTACGAGAAGGGTGACCCGCACGCCTCGGCGTTCCCGAACTCGCGTAACGGGACGACTCCGAAGACGGTCGCGACCCAGGTCGGGGACGTCGACTTGGACCTCCCGCGGGACCGGCTGGGCACGTTCGAGCCACGCCTGGTACCGAAAGGGACGCGCCGGTTGAACGAGCTCGATGAGATGATCATCGCCTTGTACGCCGGCGGGATGACGGTGCGTGACATCGAGTACTTCCTGCGGTCCACGCTGGGTACGGAGTTGTCACACGAGACGATCAGCAAGATCACCGACACCGTCGCCGATGAGGTCCTCGCGTGGCAGCAACGCGCTCTGGACGCCTTGTACCCGGTCATCTACTTGGACGCGATCATGGTCAAGGTCCGTGACGGCGCGCACGTGACGAACAAGGCCGCCCACCTGGCCGTCGGGGTGGACATGGACGGCATCAAGCACGTGCTCGGCATCTGGCTGCAAACCACCGAAGGAGCGAAGTTCTGGGCCGGCGTGTGCGCCGACCTGGCCAACCGCGGCATCCGCGATGTCCTCATCGTGTGCTGCGACGGCCTGGTCGGGCTGCCGGAGGCGATCGAGGCGACCTGGAACGAAGCGACCGTGCAAACCTGTGTCGTCCATTTGATCCGGGCTGCGATGCGGTTCGTCGGCTACCAGGACCGCAAGGCCGTGGCGGCGGCGTTGAAGCCGATCTACACCGCCTCAGACGCGAAGGCCGCGCGCAGCGAGCTGGACGCGTTCGCTGACGGCCAGTGGGGCAAGAAGTACCCCCACGCGGTCAAGACGTGGGAGAACGCGTGGGAACGCTTCATCCCGTTCCTGGCCTTTCCGCCGGCCCTGCGGAAGGTGATCTACACCACCAACAGCATCGAGAGCCTGAACTACCAACTACGGAAGGTGTCGAAGAACCGCGGGCACTTCCCCAACGACACTGCGGTGGTCAAACTCTTGTGGCTAGCGATCTGCACCATCGAGGACAAACGCGCTCGTGACCGCGCCAAGGAAGCCGGCCAACCCGCCGGCAAACGCAAGGCCCCCGGCCGGCTCGTCGAGGGACAGATCGTGACGAACTGGAAACAAGCTCTGGCCCAACTCGCCCTCGTCTACCCCGAACGCATCAACCGCTACCTCTAGATTCGAACAACAACAAGAGGATCCCTTACACAGAAATCTTGACAAGCTCACGGCCCGACAACGTGTTCCACGTCAGCACCTGGCAGGAGTTCCGCACGGCGCTGGGTGGCGGGGGCAACGCGGCCCGCACCAACACCGAGCCGCGGATCATCTACGTCCACGGCGAGCTGAACGCCTTCGAGGCCGCGGACGGCACGATGACCACCTGCGCGACGTTCGAGGAGGAGACCGGCTTCAGCCAGGCCGCCTACATCGAGGCGTTCGACCCCTACGGCCCGTGGGGCTGGAAGGACCCGGAGGGCGAGCTCGTCGACCTCCAGGCCGCGGCGGCCAACGCCCAGGCCCTGCAGACGCAGCAGCACATCGGCTCCAACAAGACGATCATCGGGGTCGGCGACGACGCGCGCATCGTGGGCGCGAACCTGCGCATCCGGGACGCCGACAACGTCATCGTGCGCAACCTCACCGTCTCCGACTCCACCGACTGCTTCCCGGAGTGGGATCCCGGCGACACGGCGTCCGGGAACTGGAACAGCCGCTACGACAACATCTCGGTGTGGACCTCCACCCACGTGTGGATCGACCACAACACGCTCGACTCCGGCGACCTGCCGCCCGACGCCCTGGCGTCCGTGTACGGCCGCCCCTACGAGGTGCACGACGGGCTGCTCGACATCACGCACAGCTCCGACCTCGTGACGGTGTCGTACAACCGCTTCGAGCCGCACGACAAGACGATGCTGATCGGCTCCTCGGACGGCCGGACCGCCGACCGCGGCACCCTGCGCGTGACCCTGCACCACAACAAGTGGACCGACATCGGCCAGCGCGCCCCGCGCGTCCGGTACGGCCAGGTCGACCTGTACAACAACTACTACGTGCAGACCGGCCCGTACGACTGGTACTCCTACTACTGGGGCGTCGGACGTGAGTCGGCCCTGTACGCCGAGAACAACTACATCCAGCTCGACCCGGCCAACGACGCCTCCACCATCATCGCCAAGTGGGGTGGTGTGGCCATGACCGAGATCGGGACCCGGGTCAACGGGAAGAAGGTGTCCGCGCTGGACGCCTACAACGCCGCGAACCCGACCGACACGATCGGTGACGACGCCGGGTGGACCCCCCAGTACCGCCTCAAGGTCGACCCGACGATGTCGGTGCCTGCCCAGGTGGAGCTGCGCGCGGGCGCGGGAACGCTCCGCTGACGGCGGGGGCCGCCCGGTCCCCGACCGGGCGGCCCCCCACCAGCTAACCGACCACCAGCAGCAGGTCGCCACCTTCCACCGTCTGGGAGTGCTGCGGCGCCACCCGCTGCACCGTGCCCGCGACGGGCGAGGTGATGGACGCCTCCATCTTCATCGCCTCGATGGTCGCCACCTGGTCGCCGACCGCAACGGTGTCACCCGCCGCGACGGTCAGCGTGACCACGCCCGAGAACGGCGCGGGCACCTCGCCCGGGTTCGCCGGGTTGGCCAGATCGGCGGCGACGACGTTGCTCTCGACCGAGGCGTCCCGCACCATGACCTGGCCACGGCTTGTTAATCGTGCGCTCGGCGAGGAACTGCAACAGCTTGGTCGCCCGGTCGGCCGACTCGTGCGGGCGCAGCAGTTCGGGATGCTCGTCGATGAACGACGTCGTGGCCCGCCCCGCGAGGAAGTCCGTGTCGGCGAGCACGCCGCGCAGGAAGCCGATGTTGGTGCTGACGCCGCGGATGCGGAACTCCGCCAGCGCCCGCTGCGCCCGGCGTACCGCGCGTGGGCCTCCTTGGCCGCGCGCACGATCCCCTCGATGTCGAGGTAGGCGCGCACCGGGTGGCCGCGCTCCCCGATCTCGTAGCTCTCGTCGGCCTTCAGGCGATACTCGGCCAAGCGATCCTCGTAGGGGAAGACGGCGACGGTCTTGATGCCGAGCTGGGTGCAGGTTCCCCATGACTGCCCGCGGCGATGGTCGGCGCCGCCAGACGACGATGTGCCGGTTCCCGAGGTGGAACCACAACTCGTGGATTCTGTGCGACGTAGCGCCGGTTGGACTACCAATCTCGGGGTCGCATCGCGAGGCGTGAGACGAAAGGCCTTGTCAGAGGCTTTGGGGTGCCGACGGGCGATCTCCTTGGTAGTCCACATGGCGCTACGCGTCGCCCGTGAACCCGCGACAATGCCCGTGTGGGAACGCAAGCCGTTCGTACGGGTCCTGTACCCACCGTGACACCCCCGGTGGGATAATGGGCGCGGTTCCCCAGACGAAGGAGTCCCCGTGCCCTTGTTCTCCGCGCTCACCGATCCCAGCTCGATCCCCACCGGGGACATGCCGGGGGACAAGGTGCACATCACCGATTGGCATCTGGCGGCTGCGGCCACGCTGTACCCCGCCCTGCGCGAGCAGCTCGACCCCGTCCTGGCCGCGGGACGCGCCGTGGTGGCCGTCTACGGCGGCTCGGGCGTGGGCAAATCCGAGCTGGGATCGCTGCTCGGCTACGCGCTCAACGCGGACGGCATCGGCGCCTACATCCTGTCGGGCGACAACTACCCGCGCCGGATCCCCTCCGTCAACGACGCCGAACGCCTGCGCGTCTTCCGCCACGCGGGCGTCCGCGGGCTGGTGGACGCCGGGGCCTACGACGCGTCCGTCCGGGACGCCCTCTCCTCCCTCCAGGCTGCGGGGATGGACGCCGACCCGGCGGCCGCCGCCGAGCACCCTTGGCTCCCGACCTACCTCCGCGCGGGCTCCACGGCGCTCGCCGCGTACCTCGGGACACCGAACGAGATCGACTTCGCCGAGGTGAACGCGATCATCGCCGCCTTCAAGGGCGGCGCCGACACCCTGACCCTCAAGCGCATGGGGCGCACCGAGGCCGACCAGTGGTATGACCAGGTCGACGTCTCGGGCACCCGCGTGCTCGTCATCGAGTGGACCCACGGCAACAGCGACTTCGTCGAGGGCGTGGACGTGCCCATCCTGCTCAACAGCACCCCGGCGCAGACGCTGGCGCACCGCCGCGCTCGCGCCCGTGACGGGGCGGTCGACAGTCCCTTCACGACGCTCGTCTTGGGATTGGAGCAGGCCAAGCTGGACGCGCAGGCACCCAAGGCGTCCCTGATCCTGTCGAAAGAGGGCGAACTGCTCACCTACGACGCCTACCTGAAGGCGATGGGGCGCCACCTCCCCCGCGATGGCGTCATGCTGAACGCCTACCCCGACAGCCTGGACGGCACCCTGGCAGGCCTGGCGGCGTTCGTGCAGCGTCCCGAGGTCGCCGGCGCGTTCAGGTCGCTGTACCTGCTCCCCAGCGTGTTCAACAGCGACCTCGACCGCGGCTTCAGCGTGATCGACTACGGGCTGAACGACCTTCTGGCGAAGCCCGCCGACCTCGAGGCGCTGGCCGCTGCGGGGCTCGACCTGAAGTTCGACTTCATCCTCAACCACGCCTCGGTGCTGTCGCCCCAGTTCCAAGACATCCTGGCCCGCGGCGAGAGGTCGCCCTACAACGACTTCTTCATCGACTGGAACGCCTTCTGGGCCGGTCACGGCGAGATGACGCCGGAGGGCTACATCCAGCCACGCGCGGACCTGATCGAGCACATGTTCTTCCGCAAGCCGGGCCTGCCGCTGTTGATGGTGCGTCTGCCCGACGGGTCGGAGAAGCCGTTCTGGAACACCTTCTACCAGGAGGTCCGCTACCCCCGCGTGGACGCCCAGGACCTGATGGCGGCCGGCTTGCAGTACGCCTCGGCGGACGAGTTGGCCACCCGGGTCAACGCCACCATCGCGGACGGCGGACGACCCGGGGATGCGGACTTCACCGGCTTCGAGGCGTGGCGGGACGCCGTGGTCGACCTGGTGGAGTCGCGGCGCACCTACCTGGGCCAGATGGACCTCAACATCAAGTCGCACCTGGTGTGGACGTTCTACGCCGACACCTTGGCCAGGCTCGCGGGCTACGGCGCCGAGATCGTCCGGCTGGACGCTTTCGCCTACGCCCCCAAGGAGCCAGGCGAGAAGAACTTCCTGAACGACCCCGGTACGTGGGATCTGCTCGACCAGGTGAAGGCGTTGGCCGACCGGCACGGGGTGAAGCTGCTGCCCGAGATCCACGCCCGCTACGAGGAGGGCATCCACGAGACGATTGCGGCCAAGGGGTTCCTCACCTACGACTTCTTCCTGCCCGGGCTGCTGATCCACGCGTTCGAGACGCACTCCGCCGAGCGCCTGCTCGCGTGGATCGGCGACATCCAGGCCAAGGGCATCAAGACGGTGTCGATGCTGGGCTGCCACGACGGCATCCCGCTGCTCGACCTCAAGGGCCTGCTCAGCGACGACGAGATCGAGTCGGTGATCGCCACGGTGCGCGGACGCGGCGGCTACGTGAAGGATCTCCACGGCCAGAAGGCGACCTACTATCAGGTCAACGCCACGTACTACAGCGCTCTGGGCTGCGACGACGCATCGATGCTGCTGGCCCGGGCGATCCACCTGTTCATGCCGGGCAAGCCGCAGGTGTGGTACCTCGACCTCTTCGCCGGCGAGAACAACCTGGCCGCCGTCGAGCGTGCGGGGTCGGGCGGGCACAAGGAGATCAACCGCACCAACCTGTCGGCCGACGACCTCGAAGCCGGCCTCGCGAGGCCCGTTGTGCAGCGCCAGATCGACCTGCTGCGGTTCCGCAACACCCACCCGGCGTTCGGGTGGGATGCCGAGCTGACGGCGTCCGGAGAAGGCTCGGTGTTGATCTTGGAGTGGTCGCGCGAGGGCCACACCGCACGGTTGGAGGCCGACCTCGCGACCCGGGCGTTCCGGATCACCGCGGACGGCACGGACCTCGACAGCCAAGGCTGACCCTGCGTTCGGCGCCCCGGCCGGCGGGCAGGGTGCGCCGTCGCAGCGCTCAGACGTCCTCGGGCACCTCGATCTCGGTCACGTCACCCCACGCCGCCGGGGGACGCACCACCAGGACCTCGCACGGGGCTTCACGCACGACGGCAGACGCGACCGTGCCGAGCAGGCGTCCGGCGAGACTGGTGTCTCGGATCGCCCCGATCACGATGAGGTCCGCCTCGTGCTGCTGCGCGGCCCTCAGGAGGGCGGAGGCAGCCTCGCCCTCCACCAGCAGCGACGCCTTGACCTGCGCGCCCAGGCCGGACGCCGTGGATGTCGCGGTCGCCAACGCGTTGCTGGCCGCTTCGCGTCCCAACACAACGGAGGTCCGGGTGTCACCGAGGGTGGCCGTCGCCTTCGCACCCTCGCGCATCGTCATGCCCGAATAGGCGCAGACGATGACGAGGTCGGCCTCCTCGGCAGCGGCCAAGAACGAGGCCCTCGCGACGGTCGGGTCGGACAAGGCAGAGCCATCGGTGCCGACGACGATGCATCCGTACGGAGTCATGCTTGCCATCTCAGGCTCCCTTCGTGGTGACGGTCTCGTCGCCAGAGCCGACCGGCTCGATGTCGCGCACGATCGGGGGCTCCTTGACCCAGAGCATGACCAAGCCGGCGATGCCCAGCAGGATGCCGGCGGCCATGATCGCGTTGTTGGGGTTGTCCCCCAGCAGGTTCTTGTAGATCGCGCCGAACGTGAGCGTCTGGATGAGCATCGGGATGACGATCATCATGTTGACGATGCCCATGTAGACGCCGTAGCGGGTCGAGGGAACCATGCGCACGATCATGATGTAGGGCACGCCCATGATGGACGCCCACGCGATGCCCAGGCCCACGATCGCGACGACCTTGAGCGGCAGGGTCGGCATTTGCGGGAACAAGAGCAGACCCACCGTGGCGCACCACAGGGCGATGGCGTGCACCCACTTCGCGCCCAGGCGGCGGGCCAGGGCAACCAGCCCGAACGCGACACAGAAGGTCACGATGTTGTAGGCACCGTTGATGACGCCTGTGTTCGCGACGGCGAGCTGATAGCCCTCGGAGCGGGCGTCCGTCGTGCCGTACAGCGACTGGGACACCGACAGCGACACGTATTGCCAATAGATGTTCATGGCGTACCACTGGAAGAGGTACACCAACGCCAGCTTCCGCATCTCGATCGGCATGTCGATGATGGCGTCCTTGATCTCGGCGATGAAGTGGCCGGGGCCACCCTTGCTGGCGCGGAGCTCGGCGAGTTCTTTCTCCGTCGGCTCGAGCTCGGGCGTTGACAGCACCGAGATCAGCACCGTGGCGATCGAGCAGACCGAGCCGAGGAGGAACGCCGGGTAGACCCACAGCGGGATGCCG
Proteins encoded:
- a CDS encoding IS256 family transposase — encoded protein: MSVVTDTTNHSNRLSAAERRALRAEAPGSKAAADLVASGALDGLFARIDAGEIDLAGDGGFIPGLIKAALERGTQVELTDHLGYEKGDPHASAFPNSRNGTTPKTVATQVGDVDLDLPRDRLGTFEPRLVPKGTRRLNELDEMIIALYAGGMTVRDIEYFLRSTLGTELSHETISKITDTVADEVLAWQQRALDALYPVIYLDAIMVKVRDGAHVTNKAAHLAVGVDMDGIKHVLGIWLQTTEGAKFWAGVCADLANRGIRDVLIVCCDGLVGLPEAIEATWNEATVQTCVVHLIRAAMRFVGYQDRKAVAAALKPIYTASDAKAARSELDAFADGQWGKKYPHAVKTWENAWERFIPFLAFPPALRKVIYTTNSIESLNYQLRKVSKNRGHFPNDTAVVKLLWLAICTIEDKRARDRAKEAGQPAGKRKAPGRLVEGQIVTNWKQALAQLALVYPERINRYL
- a CDS encoding polysaccharide lyase family 1 protein, whose protein sequence is MTSSRPDNVFHVSTWQEFRTALGGGGNAARTNTEPRIIYVHGELNAFEAADGTMTTCATFEEETGFSQAAYIEAFDPYGPWGWKDPEGELVDLQAAAANAQALQTQQHIGSNKTIIGVGDDARIVGANLRIRDADNVIVRNLTVSDSTDCFPEWDPGDTASGNWNSRYDNISVWTSTHVWIDHNTLDSGDLPPDALASVYGRPYEVHDGLLDITHSSDLVTVSYNRFEPHDKTMLIGSSDGRTADRGTLRVTLHHNKWTDIGQRAPRVRYGQVDLYNNYYVQTGPYDWYSYYWGVGRESALYAENNYIQLDPANDASTIIAKWGGVAMTEIGTRVNGKKVSALDAYNAANPTDTIGDDAGWTPQYRLKVDPTMSVPAQVELRAGAGTLR
- a CDS encoding biotin/lipoyl-containing protein, which codes for MRDASVESNVVAADLANPANPGEVPAPFSGVVTLTVAAGDTVAVGDQVATIEAMKMEASITSPVAGTVQRVAPQHSQTVEGGDLLLVVG
- a CDS encoding sucrose phosphorylase; this translates as MPLFSALTDPSSIPTGDMPGDKVHITDWHLAAAATLYPALREQLDPVLAAGRAVVAVYGGSGVGKSELGSLLGYALNADGIGAYILSGDNYPRRIPSVNDAERLRVFRHAGVRGLVDAGAYDASVRDALSSLQAAGMDADPAAAAEHPWLPTYLRAGSTALAAYLGTPNEIDFAEVNAIIAAFKGGADTLTLKRMGRTEADQWYDQVDVSGTRVLVIEWTHGNSDFVEGVDVPILLNSTPAQTLAHRRARARDGAVDSPFTTLVLGLEQAKLDAQAPKASLILSKEGELLTYDAYLKAMGRHLPRDGVMLNAYPDSLDGTLAGLAAFVQRPEVAGAFRSLYLLPSVFNSDLDRGFSVIDYGLNDLLAKPADLEALAAAGLDLKFDFILNHASVLSPQFQDILARGERSPYNDFFIDWNAFWAGHGEMTPEGYIQPRADLIEHMFFRKPGLPLLMVRLPDGSEKPFWNTFYQEVRYPRVDAQDLMAAGLQYASADELATRVNATIADGGRPGDADFTGFEAWRDAVVDLVESRRTYLGQMDLNIKSHLVWTFYADTLARLAGYGAEIVRLDAFAYAPKEPGEKNFLNDPGTWDLLDQVKALADRHGVKLLPEIHARYEEGIHETIAAKGFLTYDFFLPGLLIHAFETHSAERLLAWIGDIQAKGIKTVSMLGCHDGIPLLDLKGLLSDDEIESVIATVRGRGGYVKDLHGQKATYYQVNATYYSALGCDDASMLLARAIHLFMPGKPQVWYLDLFAGENNLAAVERAGSGGHKEINRTNLSADDLEAGLARPVVQRQIDLLRFRNTHPAFGWDAELTASGEGSVLILEWSREGHTARLEADLATRAFRITADGTDLDSQG
- a CDS encoding universal stress protein; the encoded protein is MTPYGCIVVGTDGSALSDPTVARASFLAAAEEADLVIVCAYSGMTMREGAKATATLGDTRTSVVLGREAASNALATATSTASGLGAQVKASLLVEGEAASALLRAAQQHEADLIVIGAIRDTSLAGRLLGTVASAVVREAPCEVLVVRPPAAWGDVTEIEVPEDV